A genomic region of Trifolium pratense cultivar HEN17-A07 linkage group LG3, ARS_RC_1.1, whole genome shotgun sequence contains the following coding sequences:
- the LOC123916773 gene encoding protein XRI1-like codes for MNDLHNSLAYTNSLIYGSSLVWDYHTLQNFNASDNMSLIMDASAASFSTQESDFSTGYLEDALIEFGESSKRRRLLPYTTDASTDDEQSKSTISVDDFDKNFWNSNLIWHQPVENFYCMDQIEKICGFSDEHISTLRSSINVQPSILLEDTKTTEETISASESPNSSSSSYNELLPVTCSKTTRDTPLGRRSSSSSSEEMIEKKKELRRTRVVYPFALVKPGGEEGDVTLNDINERILMAPTRPVRHPVGDFACRPCVSATGPGLSGKAVVALTRIHTQGRRGTITIIRTKG; via the exons ATGAATGATCTTCATAATTCCCTAGCTTATACTAATAGCCTTATCTATGGTTCTTCCCTAGTTTGGGATTATCACActcttcaaaatttcaatgcatcAGACAACATGTCTTTAA TTATGGATGCAAGTGCAGCTTCTTTTTCAACTCAAGAGTCTGATTTTTCAACTGGTTATCTAGAAGATGCTTTGATTGAGTTTGGTGAAAGTTCAAAAAGAAGACGGTTGCTGCCATATACTACTGATGCTTCTACTGATGATGAGCAAAGCAAGAGTACTATTTCCGTTGATGATTTTGacaag AATTTCTGGAATTCCAACCTCATTTGGCACCAACCAGTGGAGAATTTCTACTGCATGGACCAGATAGAAAAGATTTGTGGATTTTCAG ATGAGCATATAAGCACATTGAGGAGTAGCATCAATGTCCAACCAAGTATTCTTCTAGAAGACACTAAAACAACAGAAGAAACAATATCAGCCTCTGAATCTCCAAATTCCTCTTCATCTTCATACAATGAATTATTACCAGTGACATGTTCCAAAACCACTAGAGACACCCCACTTG GAAGAagaagtagtagtagtagtagtgaagAGATGATTGAGAAAAAGAAGGAATTAAGAAGAACAAGAGTAGTATATCCATTTGCACTAGTGAAACCAGGAGGTGAAGAAGGTGATGTGACATTGAATGACATAAATGAGAGGATACTAATGGCACCAACAAGGCCAGTAAGGCATCCAGTTGGTGACTTTGCATGTCGGCCATGCGTATCTGCAACAGGTCCAGGCCTTTCAGGGAAAGCAGTGGTGGCCCTTACTAGAATCCACACTCAAGGTAGAAGAGGCACTATCACTATTATCAGAACCAAAGGCTAA
- the LOC123916774 gene encoding histone-lysine N-methyltransferase ASHR2-like: protein MAVPSSVLKVEEIQGRGRGIVASQPLKAGQIILTDSPILLYPVSPFTPHSSSFCDHCFKSLQHQSSIVSCPSCHQYRFCNSICLSKALGSSHSTWVCQSLSQLQTNSVLVQQPLERQLQARFLIAAYNLAVTAPSNFQILLSLQGSHDNDDAAQFLHSVISSLFSGSYPRNELFSLQLTSSLLAKDKLNAFGLMHPFSENDENRSVRAYGIYPYASFFNHDCLPNACRFDYVDVNPPYHADGLNNTDFVIRMIHDVPQGREICLSYFPVNENYSSRQKRLLEDYGFACNCDRCTVESNWSDNESVEGNVEEDDGQEVMVMDDDEEEEQNENMEPSDNDNNDFPHAYFFLKYMCDRTNCWGTLAPLPPQGDALSNVMECNVCGKLKRDDDDVNIDDKRQDGVAMED, encoded by the coding sequence atggcTGTTCCAAGTTCAGTTTTGAAGGTAGAAGAAATTCAAGGTAGAGGAAGAGGAATAGTTGCATCTCAACCTCTCAAAGCTGGCCAAATCATCCTCACAGATTCACCAATCCTTCTATACCCTGTTTCCCCCTTTACTCCACATTCATCTTCCTTTTGTGATCATTGCTTCAAATCATTGCAGCATCAATCTTCAATTGTTTCGTGTCCTTCGTGTCACCAATATCGTTTTTGCAATTCAATTTGTCTCTCGAAAGCTCTCGGTTCTTCGCACTCAACATGGGTTTGTCAATCATTATCTCAACTCCAAACCAATTCGGTTCTTGTTCAACAACCCCTCGAACGCCAACTACAAGCTCGTTTTCTTATTGCTGCTTACAATCTTGCTGTTACCGCCCcgtcaaattttcaaattttgttatCTCTACAAGGTTCTCATGATAATGATGATGCAGCTCAGTTCCTACACTCCGTTATTTCATCCCTATTTTCAGGTTCATACCCGCGTAATGAGTTGTTTTCATTGCAACTCACGTCTTCGCTCCTTGCTAAGGATAAGCTCAATGCTTTTGGTTTAATGCATCCTTTCTCTGAAAATGATGAGAATAGGTCTGTTAGAGCTTATGGCATTTACCCTTATGCATCCTTTTTTAACCATGATTGTCTTCCCAATGCGTGTAGATTTGATTATGTTGATGTTAATCCACCTTATCACGCCGACGGTCTTAATAATACTGACTTTGTTATAAGGATGATTCATGATGTTCCTCAAGGTAGGGAGATTTGTTTGAGTTATTTTCCTGTTAATGAAAACTATTCTAGTAGGCAGAAGAGATTGTTGGAAGACTATGGTTTTGCGTGTAATTGTGATCGATGTACTGTTGAATCGAATTGGTCGGATAATGAGAGCGTTGAAGGAAATGTGGAGGAGGATGATGGACAAGAGGTTATGGTTATGGATGATGATGAGGAGGAGGAGCAAAATGAAAATATGGAACCATCAGACAATGACAATAATGATTTCCCACATgcttatttctttttaaaatacaTGTGTGATAGAACAAATTGCTGGGGTACTTTGGCTCCTCTACCGCCACAGGGTGATGCATTATCTAATGTTATGGAATGTAATGTCTGTGGTAAATTGAAGAGGGACGATGACGACGTGAATATTGATGATAAAAGGCAAGATGGAGTTGCCATGGAGGACTGA
- the LOC123918833 gene encoding protein NRT1/ PTR FAMILY 8.3-like isoform X2, producing the protein MEHLEEPNRLLLEDVLQSEDSLHTGDGSVNINGERAVKKETGSWKSCLFVLGTLFCERLAYYGIATNLVTYLTTKLHQGLVSAAKNVTTFQGTCYLTPLIGSFFADAYLGRYWTIAVLYGIYLIGICILFLSETIPAQSAVFFLGLYLIALGTGGIKPCIVPFGADQFDDTDHKEKESKGSFFNWIYFAANIGALLSATVLVWTEENVGWGLGYGISALFIGIGIIIFFLGTPIYRFQRPTGSSLTRICQVISAALFKWKLEVPQDNCLLFEIGVTNSSIEGSSRLEHTDGLRFLDKAAVISDAEKERPEATSPWRLCTVTRVEELKILIRLFPIWASGIIVCTVYAQMSSLFVEQGKMMDTTIASFKIPAASLIAIDMIAVIIWVPIYEKGIVPIASKITNDVKGFTELQRMGFGLFLSIICMSSAALVETKRLQIAKEYGLVDENVSVPLSILWQIPQYFVLGIAGVFYFVGQHEFFYEQAPDTMRSFCSALGLLTISMGNYLSSLILTIVYYITTEDGNCGWITDNLNKGHLDYFFWLLAGLSFLNMFVYIVYARQYKPKKACHTSLP; encoded by the exons ATGGAACATTTAGAGGAACCTAACAGATTACTTCTAGAAGATGTTCTTCAG TCTGAAGACAGTCTTCACACAGGAGATGGGTCAGTAAACATAAACGGAGAGCGTGCTGTCAAGAAAGAAACTGGATCATGGAAATCATGCCTTTTTGTTTTAG GTACTCTCTTTTGTGAACGTTTGGCGTATTATGGGATTGCTACGAATCTTGTGACTTATCTCACTACAAAACTACATCAAGGACTTGTTTCTGCCGCTAAAAATGTTACCACTTTTCAAGGAACTTGCTATCTTACACCTCTCATTGGTTCCTTCTTTGCCGATGCTTACTTGGGAAGATACTGGACAATTGCAGTTCTCTACGGAATCTATCTCatt ggAATATGCATATTGTTTCTTTCGGAAACCATTCCTGCTCAAAGTGCTGTGTTCTTCCTTGGACTCTATTTGATTGCACTAGGGACTGGTGGAATAAAGCCATGTATTGTGCCCTTTGGAGCAGATCAATTTGATGATACAGATCATAAGGAAAAAGAAAGTAAAGGATCATTCTTTAATTGGATTTATTTTGCTGCTAACATTGGTGCACTTTTATCAGCCACTGTATTGGTATGGACTGAAGAAAATGTTGGGTGGGGCCTTGGATATGGAATTTCTGCATTGTTTATTGGTATTGGaatcataattttctttttaggcaCACCAATCTATAGATTTCAAAGGCCGACGGGAAGTTCTCTTACAAGAATTTGTCAGGTGATTTCGGCTGCATTATTCAAGTGGAAATTGGAGGTTCCTCAGGACAATTGTCTCCTCTTTGAAATAGGAGTGACAAATTCCTCCATTGAAGGAAGTTCTAGACTAGAGCATACTGATGGATTGAG ATTCCTTGATAAAGCTGCAGTAATATCAGATGCAGAAAAAGAGAGACCCGAAGCAACCAGTCCATGGAGGCTTTGTACAGTTACACGGGTGGAAGAATTGAAGATTTTGATCCGTCTTTTTCCAATTTGGGCATCAGGAATAATCGTCTGCACTGTTTATGCACAAATGTCATCATTGTTTGTTGAACAAGGAAAAATGATGGACACAACTATTGCTTCATTTAAAATCCCAGCAGCCTCTCTTATAGCTATTGACATGATAGCTGTCATTATTTGGGTTCCAATTTACGAAAAAGGAATTGTTCCGATTGCAAGTAAAATCACTAACGATGTAAAAGGTTTCACAGAATTGCAAAGGATGGGATTTGGTCTTTTTCTCTCAATTATTTGCATGTCATCTGCTGCATTAGTCGAGACCAAGAGATTGCAAATTGCAAAAGAATATGGATTAGTTGATGAAAATGTCTCTGTACCACTTAGTATATTATGGCAGATACCTCAATATTTTGTGCTCGGCATTGCTGGGGTATTCTATTTTGTGGGACAGCACGAGTTTTTCTATGAGCAAGCACCGGATACAATGCGCAGTTTTTGCAGCGCATTGGGACTTTTAACAATCTCTATGGGGAATTATCTGAGCTCATTGATTCTCACTATAGTTTATTACATCACAACAGAAGATGGAAATTGTGGATGGATAACAGATAATTTGAATAAGGGTCATCTTGATTACTTTTTCTGGCTTCTAGCTGGACTTAGTTTCTTGAATATGTTTGTATACATTGTTTATGCTAGACAGTACAAACCAAAGAAGGCTTGTCACACAAGTCTTCCTTAA
- the LOC123918833 gene encoding protein NRT1/ PTR FAMILY 8.3-like isoform X1 codes for MKTAYSLYGNILTLFYLLQSEDSLHTGDGSVNINGERAVKKETGSWKSCLFVLGTLFCERLAYYGIATNLVTYLTTKLHQGLVSAAKNVTTFQGTCYLTPLIGSFFADAYLGRYWTIAVLYGIYLIGICILFLSETIPAQSAVFFLGLYLIALGTGGIKPCIVPFGADQFDDTDHKEKESKGSFFNWIYFAANIGALLSATVLVWTEENVGWGLGYGISALFIGIGIIIFFLGTPIYRFQRPTGSSLTRICQVISAALFKWKLEVPQDNCLLFEIGVTNSSIEGSSRLEHTDGLRFLDKAAVISDAEKERPEATSPWRLCTVTRVEELKILIRLFPIWASGIIVCTVYAQMSSLFVEQGKMMDTTIASFKIPAASLIAIDMIAVIIWVPIYEKGIVPIASKITNDVKGFTELQRMGFGLFLSIICMSSAALVETKRLQIAKEYGLVDENVSVPLSILWQIPQYFVLGIAGVFYFVGQHEFFYEQAPDTMRSFCSALGLLTISMGNYLSSLILTIVYYITTEDGNCGWITDNLNKGHLDYFFWLLAGLSFLNMFVYIVYARQYKPKKACHTSLP; via the exons atgaaaacagcttatagcttatatggaaacattttgactttattttatcttttgcagTCTGAAGACAGTCTTCACACAGGAGATGGGTCAGTAAACATAAACGGAGAGCGTGCTGTCAAGAAAGAAACTGGATCATGGAAATCATGCCTTTTTGTTTTAG GTACTCTCTTTTGTGAACGTTTGGCGTATTATGGGATTGCTACGAATCTTGTGACTTATCTCACTACAAAACTACATCAAGGACTTGTTTCTGCCGCTAAAAATGTTACCACTTTTCAAGGAACTTGCTATCTTACACCTCTCATTGGTTCCTTCTTTGCCGATGCTTACTTGGGAAGATACTGGACAATTGCAGTTCTCTACGGAATCTATCTCatt ggAATATGCATATTGTTTCTTTCGGAAACCATTCCTGCTCAAAGTGCTGTGTTCTTCCTTGGACTCTATTTGATTGCACTAGGGACTGGTGGAATAAAGCCATGTATTGTGCCCTTTGGAGCAGATCAATTTGATGATACAGATCATAAGGAAAAAGAAAGTAAAGGATCATTCTTTAATTGGATTTATTTTGCTGCTAACATTGGTGCACTTTTATCAGCCACTGTATTGGTATGGACTGAAGAAAATGTTGGGTGGGGCCTTGGATATGGAATTTCTGCATTGTTTATTGGTATTGGaatcataattttctttttaggcaCACCAATCTATAGATTTCAAAGGCCGACGGGAAGTTCTCTTACAAGAATTTGTCAGGTGATTTCGGCTGCATTATTCAAGTGGAAATTGGAGGTTCCTCAGGACAATTGTCTCCTCTTTGAAATAGGAGTGACAAATTCCTCCATTGAAGGAAGTTCTAGACTAGAGCATACTGATGGATTGAG ATTCCTTGATAAAGCTGCAGTAATATCAGATGCAGAAAAAGAGAGACCCGAAGCAACCAGTCCATGGAGGCTTTGTACAGTTACACGGGTGGAAGAATTGAAGATTTTGATCCGTCTTTTTCCAATTTGGGCATCAGGAATAATCGTCTGCACTGTTTATGCACAAATGTCATCATTGTTTGTTGAACAAGGAAAAATGATGGACACAACTATTGCTTCATTTAAAATCCCAGCAGCCTCTCTTATAGCTATTGACATGATAGCTGTCATTATTTGGGTTCCAATTTACGAAAAAGGAATTGTTCCGATTGCAAGTAAAATCACTAACGATGTAAAAGGTTTCACAGAATTGCAAAGGATGGGATTTGGTCTTTTTCTCTCAATTATTTGCATGTCATCTGCTGCATTAGTCGAGACCAAGAGATTGCAAATTGCAAAAGAATATGGATTAGTTGATGAAAATGTCTCTGTACCACTTAGTATATTATGGCAGATACCTCAATATTTTGTGCTCGGCATTGCTGGGGTATTCTATTTTGTGGGACAGCACGAGTTTTTCTATGAGCAAGCACCGGATACAATGCGCAGTTTTTGCAGCGCATTGGGACTTTTAACAATCTCTATGGGGAATTATCTGAGCTCATTGATTCTCACTATAGTTTATTACATCACAACAGAAGATGGAAATTGTGGATGGATAACAGATAATTTGAATAAGGGTCATCTTGATTACTTTTTCTGGCTTCTAGCTGGACTTAGTTTCTTGAATATGTTTGTATACATTGTTTATGCTAGACAGTACAAACCAAAGAAGGCTTGTCACACAAGTCTTCCTTAA
- the LOC123918834 gene encoding protein NRT1/ PTR FAMILY 8.3-like, whose product MGSPLTRICQVISAAIFRRKLEVPQDNCLLFETGSSRLEHSDGLRFLDKAAVISNADKETAEATSPWRLCTVTQVEELKILIRIFPIWASGIIFCAVYAQMSSLFVEQGKMMDTTIDSFKIPAASLSTFNIIAVIIWVPIYDRGIVPIARKITNNVRGFSELQRMGIGLFLSIICMSAAALLETKRLQIAIEFGLVDENVPVPLSILWQIPQYFLLGAAEVFTFVGQHEFFYEQAPDTMRSFCSALALLTNSLGNYLSSLIVTIVDCITTKDGNSGWISDNLNEGHLDYFFWLLAGLSFVNMLVYIFYARKYKQKNACHTSHS is encoded by the exons ATGGGAAGTCCTCTTACAAGAATTTGCCAGGTGATTTCTGCTGCTATATTCAGGCGGAAATTGGAGGTTCCTCAGGACAATTGTCTCCTCTTTGAAACAGGAAGTTCTAGACTAGAGCATAGTGATGGATTGAG ATTCCTCGATAAAGCAGCAGTGATATCAAATGCAGATAAAGAAACAGCCGAAGCGACCAGTCCATGGAGGCTTTGTACAGTTACACAGGTGGAAGAGTTGAAGATATTGATCCGCATTTTTCCAATATGGGCATCAGGAATAATCTTCTGTGCTGTTTATGCACAAATGTCATCATTGTTTGTTGAACAAGGAAAAATGATGGACACAACCATTGATTCATTTAAAATTCCTGCAGCCTCTCTTTCAACTTTTAACATCATAGCTGTCATTATTTGGGTTCCAATTTATGATAGAGGAATTGTTCCGATTGCAAGAAAAATCACTAACAATGTAAGAGGTTTCTCAGAATTGCAAAGGATGGGAATTGGCCTTTTTCTCTCCATTATTTGCATGTCAGCTGCAGCATTATTAGAGACCAAGAGATTGCAAATTGCAATAGAATTTGGATTGGTTGATGAAAATGTTCCTGTACCACTTAGTATATTATGGCAGATACCTCAATATTTCTTGCTTGGTGCTGCTGAAGTGTTCACTTTTGTCGGACAACATGAGTTTTTCTATGAGCAAGCACCGGATACCATGCGCAGTTTCTGTAGCGCATTGGCACTTTTAACGAATTCTTTAGGGAATTATCTGAGTTCTTTGATTGTCACTATTGTTGATTGCATTACAACAAAAGATGGAAATTCTGGATGGATAAGTGATAACTTGAATGAGGGTCACCTTGATTACTTTTTCTGGCTTCTAGCTGGACTTAGTTTTGTAAATATGTtggtatacattttttatgCTAGAAAGTACAAACAAAAGAATGCTTGTCACACAAGTCATTCTTAA
- the LOC123918832 gene encoding protein NRT1/ PTR FAMILY 8.3-like isoform X1 has translation MGSIDDVDHNIPQLEEQGLLQDETTEQYTGDGSVDFRGKPAIKHNTGNWRACPFILGNECCERLAFFGIATNLVTYLTTKLHEGNASAARNVSIWQGTCYLTPLIGAVLADGYWGRYWTIAVFSMIYFVGMCILTLSASVPSLKPAECLGSVCPPASPMQYYVLYFGLYVIALGTGGVKACVSSFGADQFDDTDPKEKAKKASFFNWYYFSIYLGALVSCSFIVWVQDNAGWGLGFGIPALFMGLSVGSFFLGASLYRFQKPRGSPITRMCQVVLASVRKHNLVVPEDSSLLYEMPDKNSGVERSRKLMHHDDLKYFDRAAVVSDSENNSGDYSNPWRLCTVTQVEELKILIRMFPIWASGIIFSAVYAQMSTLFVEQGTMMDTNISSFKLSPASLSTFDVVSVVFWVPVYDKILVPIARKFTGKKSGLSVFQRMGIGLFISGLCMLSAAVVEIKRLQLARELDLVDKPVAVPFSVLWQIPQYFLLGASEVFTFIGQLEFFYDESPDAMRTLCGALPLLNFSLGNYLSSFILTMVTYFTTQGGRPGWIPDNLNNGHLDYFFLVLSGLSLLNMLLYIIAAKMYKQK, from the exons ATGGGTTCTATTGATGATGTTGATCACAATATTCCTCAACTGGAAGAACAAGGCCTTCTTCAG GATGAAACGACCGAACAATACACAGGAGATGGTTCGGTTGACTTTAGAGGGAAGCCTGCTATTAAGCACAATACTGGCAATTGGAGAGCTTGTCCGTTTATTCTAG GTAATGAATGTTGTGAACGTTTGGCTTTCTTTGGCATTGCAACAAACCTTGTTACCTATCTTACCACCAAACTACATGAAGGAAATGCCTCTGCTGCCAGAAATGTCAGCATCTGGCAAGGAACTTGTTATCTTACACCTCTCATCGGAGCTGTTCTGGCAGATGGTTACTGGGGAAGATACTGGACAATCGCTGTTTTCTCTATGATTTATTTCGTT GGAATGTGTATCTTGACTCTTTCTGCATCTGTTCCATCGTTGAAGCCAGCTGAGTGTTTGGGTTCGGTATGTCCTCCGGCTAGTCCTATGCAATATTATGTGCTCTACTTTGGTCTCTATGTAATTGCACTAGGGACTGGCGGTGTAAAAGCATGTGTGTCATCTTTTGGGGCCGATCAGTTTGATGATACTGATCCCAAGGAAAAGGCCAAGAAGGCTTCCTTTTTCAACTGGTATTACTTTTCTATCTACCTAGGTGCCCTTGTGTCATGTAGCTTCATTGTGTGGGTtcaagataatgcaggatgggGTCTTGGATTTGGCATTCCTGCTTTATTTATGGGGTTATCCGTTGGAAGCTTCTTTTTAGGCGCCTCTCTCTACAGGTTTCAAAAACCAAGGGGTAGCCCTATTACAAGAATGTGCCAGGTTGTGTTAGCATCTGTCCGGAAGCATAATTTGGTTGTGCCTGAGGATAGTAGTCTCCTGTATGAGATGCCTGACAAGAATTCCGGAGTTGAAAGAAGTCGCAAACTGATGCATCATGATGATCTCAA GTATTTTGATAGAGCCGCTGTAGTGTCTGATTCAGAGAACAATAGTGGTGACTATTCTAATCCATGGAGGCTTTGCACCGTGACACAGGTGGAGGAATTGAAAATCTTGATTCGCATGTTTCCAATTTGGGCTTCAGGCATTATATTTTCTGCTGTCTACGCCCAGATGTCAACACTGTTTGTGGAGCAAGGAACTATGATGGACACTAATATTAGTTCCTTCAAATTATCCCCAGCTTCTCTCTCAACCTTTGATGTAGTAAGTGTTGTTTTTTGGGTCCCCGTCTACGACAAGATACTTGTTCCTATTGCAAGGAAATTTACAGGCAAGAAAAGCGGCCTTTCCGTTTTTCAAAGAATGGGAATTGGCCTTTTTATTTCCGGGCTGTGCATGTTATCAGCTGCTGTTGTGGAGATTAAGCGTTTGCAGCTTGCAAGAGAGCTTGACCTTGTTGATAAACCCGTTGCCGTACCCTTTAGTGTATTATGGCAAATACCTCAATATTTCTTATTAGGCGCATCAGAGGTATTCACATTCATCGGCCAGCTTGAGTTCTTCTACGACGAATCACCAGATGCTATGCGGACGTTATGCGGTGCCCTTCCGCTCCTTAATTTTTCATTGGGGAATTACTTGAGCTCTTTCATTCTTACTATGGTAACTTACTTTACTACACAAGGTGGGAGGCCTGGATGGATTCCAGATAACTTGAACAACGGACATCTTGATTACTTTTTTCTGGTTCTATCTGGACTTAGTTTATTAAATATGTTGCTGTACATAATTGCTGCAAAAATGTACAAGCAGAAGTAG
- the LOC123918832 gene encoding protein NRT1/ PTR FAMILY 8.3-like isoform X2 has product MGSIDDVDHNIPQLEEQGLLQDETTEQYTGDGSVDFRGKPAIKHNTGNWRACPFILGNECCERLAFFGIATNLVTYLTTKLHEGNASAARNVSIWQGTCYLTPLIGAVLADGYWGRYWTIAVFSMIYFVGMCILTLSASVPSLKPAECLGSVCPPASPMQYYVLYFGLYVIALGTGGVKACVSSFGADQFDDTDPKEKAKKASFFNWYYFSIYLGALVSCSFIVWVQDNAGWGLGFGIPALFMGLSVGSFFLGASLYRFQKPRGSPITRMCQVVLASVRKHNLVVPEDSSLLYEMPDKNSGVERSRKLMHHDDLNILPSLRVLSTTTGLPLHDLLKLLFSFFFLCLNKGGGIENLDSHVSNLGFRHYIFCCLRPDVNTVCGARNYDGH; this is encoded by the exons ATGGGTTCTATTGATGATGTTGATCACAATATTCCTCAACTGGAAGAACAAGGCCTTCTTCAG GATGAAACGACCGAACAATACACAGGAGATGGTTCGGTTGACTTTAGAGGGAAGCCTGCTATTAAGCACAATACTGGCAATTGGAGAGCTTGTCCGTTTATTCTAG GTAATGAATGTTGTGAACGTTTGGCTTTCTTTGGCATTGCAACAAACCTTGTTACCTATCTTACCACCAAACTACATGAAGGAAATGCCTCTGCTGCCAGAAATGTCAGCATCTGGCAAGGAACTTGTTATCTTACACCTCTCATCGGAGCTGTTCTGGCAGATGGTTACTGGGGAAGATACTGGACAATCGCTGTTTTCTCTATGATTTATTTCGTT GGAATGTGTATCTTGACTCTTTCTGCATCTGTTCCATCGTTGAAGCCAGCTGAGTGTTTGGGTTCGGTATGTCCTCCGGCTAGTCCTATGCAATATTATGTGCTCTACTTTGGTCTCTATGTAATTGCACTAGGGACTGGCGGTGTAAAAGCATGTGTGTCATCTTTTGGGGCCGATCAGTTTGATGATACTGATCCCAAGGAAAAGGCCAAGAAGGCTTCCTTTTTCAACTGGTATTACTTTTCTATCTACCTAGGTGCCCTTGTGTCATGTAGCTTCATTGTGTGGGTtcaagataatgcaggatgggGTCTTGGATTTGGCATTCCTGCTTTATTTATGGGGTTATCCGTTGGAAGCTTCTTTTTAGGCGCCTCTCTCTACAGGTTTCAAAAACCAAGGGGTAGCCCTATTACAAGAATGTGCCAGGTTGTGTTAGCATCTGTCCGGAAGCATAATTTGGTTGTGCCTGAGGATAGTAGTCTCCTGTATGAGATGCCTGACAAGAATTCCGGAGTTGAAAGAAGTCGCAAACTGATGCATCATGATGATCTCAA TATCCTCCCCAGCTTGAGAGTGCTTTCAACTACAACAGGGCTTCCTCTTCACGACCTTCTAAAactccttttttcttttttctttctttgtttaaaTAAAG GTGGAGGAATTGAAAATCTTGATTCGCATGTTTCCAATTTGGGCTTCAGGCATTATATTTTCTGCTGTCTACGCCCAGATGTCAACACTGTTTGTGGAGCAAGGAACTATGATGGACACTAA